TCTCTGCCAGGCAAAACGCACACCATCAGCGATATCGGGGGGAGCGGGGGGGTTAACGACTAAAACGCTACGAAACGTGCGACTTACCTTGAGAATCCTCCATCATGCGATttactaaaaaacaaaaaacattagaCTAGTGTATGAAGCAAAACAGAAATGTTTGTGCAAAACATTTTTGCTGTTAGTTTTAAAACAGAACTGAACTTAACACATATTTTTAGACATTCAAAGAAAATCATAGTGTGACTTTTATCGATCATATCCTTTCTTAATTACTTTGAGTCGTTGCAGGACAGGTTGTCAAAGAAGGACTTGGTCTTGTCGTAGTAACAGGGAGGTATcgccgcctcctcttcctcgactGGCGCCTCCGTACTTGGATGTTCCGGGTCGGCTTCTTCGCCATTTGGCGTCTTTTCTACCTTGTCGTCtgcggataaaaaaaaaaaaaaggatagcaCAAAAGAGTGTGTTTAATTGGATCGCGCACGTCACCTTTAAGCTTGAGCTTGGTCTGCAGTTCTTTGTCGATGTCGTCCTTGTGGAACTGAGCGTTGGccgtctcaaagtcaaagtcctcCTCGAACTTCATCATCCCATCCCGGCGCACGTTCACTTTGCCCCTGCTGCGGCTGCCCCTGCCGCGCCCGCGACGCACCGGCTGGGCGCTCGCCGACAGGTAGCACTGACCTGTCAATCAACACGTGGAAGACGCGTGGGTCAAGACGGCAGACAAACTGACAAAAGTTTGTTATGCAAAGTACACACCTCCTTGACGCCTGTTGGGGTCGCGGTTTTCAACAGCAGTATGCTCATGATCCCCTTGAGTTGACACTTTGGCCACTTCGGGAGCTAAACCACACAGACAAAACCCAAAAGAGACTTTTGTACACCAGAGACAACCTTGAAGGACTCAAGTGCGGCGAGTTCAGTACTCACCCTTCCTCTCCAGGAGGTCGGGGGGCTTCTGGTTGCCAACGGAGGTCCCGATAGGTCGAGGTGCCGAGCCTGCCACCTGACTTCTTTGTCCGAGCGACGACGCAGGGGCAGCCGAGGAGGGTGCCTGCGTGGCCTGATTCAGGGCGGAGCTCTTTGCGAGAGGGTCCAACTCAGGACTGATGCGtcctgttaaaaaaaacaagattaacTTATTAAGTTTCTTCCTAGTTTTAATAGATATTATTGATTTTATccagaaatattttcttttacatcTCCCTGACAGCACCTGATTAATGTAATGCAAAGAAAACCATCTTCTTACCCCCAGGTGCGCCAAACTGCGGTGCACCGCCAAACTGTCCATAGGTTTGCACCGGGGCCCGGCTGAAGGGAGCGTACGCACCAGCAGACTGGAATGGCGCCGACGGGCCCGCCGCACCGCCGCTCGATCCGAGGGACGACTGCAACCGTAAGTGCCGAGATTATTACATACGAAACACGCAGCTTTATCGCCACCACCTGTATTTTCTCAATAAATGTACCTGAACGATGGCCGGGTCTTGAGGCAGGCTGCTGGTAGCCTTAGGAGGCTCGCATACAGTCAAGTCcttaatgtcactgcccctgaaGATGATGTACTCAAACACCTCATCCCGGGGTGGAATGGGCCTTTCAGTGGGCCTGTCTTCAGTCCCAAACGAGCGAACTGTTTGGAGAAACGAGCATGGTTATTTTCAATTAACCCAGCTTGCGCAATTTGGTGTGCGAGTATAGCGCACAAATGACATCATAAAGCAAGTAAAATCATTATGGCTAACCAGTATAACTACCAATATTGTTTAGAGTCAAAAACTTCCTAAAGTTGTTCACGAGATCCCAAGCGCTGCTTTTAATGTGGCTAGAAAGTTTCAGTAACTCATTTTCTGACTTGGAACATGCAAGATAGCGCCAACACAACATAAACAAAGGGCACGCATTAGCTTGTGAGCTAGCTGGCTAACTGCGAGAAAACCCCCGATATCATTGCTTATCAATGTCAACTAAGTCGGTTGTTTAGGTGACTTTGAGGAACAAAACACGTGCGTTAGATGATCGGGCTTACCTTTGGCGAGAGCTACGGTGGAGTTTTCAGTGTCTATGGTGTACAAAATTCCTTCGTAGCGAATCTCGGCCTTGGAGATGAGGCTAATTTTGCTACCGATATACGGCGTCCCTCCTCCGCTCATTTTGACACCCTTGCAATCACTCGCGCACGCGTTTGGCTTGGAAATGCTTCTCTCTTAATAGAGGCGTCAAAATTAGAACAGGCAGGACGGCGATTCCGAGACAATTTAGCCGGAGAGAGTAAGTGAAGAAATGAGTTTCTCTCGTCCGTTTCCAAATTGATTTCTACGACACGACATGGCCGTGTTAGTTATTTTCAACCACCGCAAAGGATTGTGGGAGGAGAACTGGCGCGGCTTCCAAAGTGACACCTagggctttttctttttttttctttgcaacgTAATTAATTTCCACACATTAATGAGAACTTTGGTTGAACCGAATGAATAGTGTAAAGACAAAATAAGAAGAAATAAGAAGGCAAGATTCAAGCTGTTTCCATTTATCGCGACATTCTACGAGATCCCTTCGTCCTGCCCCCATATTGTCTGCTCGCAAATACAGAAATAAAACACTGGTACTATATGTATATTTACGAATATTAAAAGAAATCATTCACTCGTATGAACATTATGTATACTCCTATGTACATCTTTCGgctgtataaataaatgaagaatGGAAAAGAATCAGAAATACGACCATTTTGCCTTCAtaccaaaaaaaatctaatgacGTCAGACTCATTCCCACAATGCCTAGTAACACgcatgcgcacagtaaaaagaaaaagacagcaATCGGAGATCAGAGATGGCGGGCGCCTCCGATCCCCTGGAAGATATGCTATTTTCCGAGGTAGATGAGAAGGCTGTGAGTGACTTAGTAGGCTCACTGGAGTCTCAGCTGACCGGCCAGAGCAACGCGACGGCTAAAAGCGACGAGAGCCGAGGCGCTGGCTCAGTTGCCCCCGCTAACCATCACTTGGGGAAAACGCTACCAGCTCCGCTGGGCTCCACAACAGTAGATCAACAACAACAAGGGCGCCGTAATAAACCCGACATGCGCCAGGATTTAAACTCCACGGAAAAAACTGTCACATCTCCTTCCCAGGACACCCCGCTTCCGTCCGGTGAGAcccctgccgccgccgccgctgccgctgcaTCCGCCAGTAACAGCAGCTCTCAATCACATGGAGCATCCATCACAACACTACCCGCGTCTGGCGTGTCAACTTCCCCGCCGGCCAGCAGCATCAGCACCGCTACCACCTCCGACCACCCCACGAAGGCTTCCCCGGACTCCGATGAGCCTATCGCGGACGCTTCAAAACGACGCTTTGCCACCCCGCGACGGACCTTCTCGGCTCGGATTAAGAGTTTGAACGGTGCCGCCGTGACCAACCGAGGcaacagcagcggcagcagccccACGGCGGGGGGCGACGATGCCTGCGGCAGCCCTACCGACCTCCCGCCGGCGAGCACCTCAGCTAGCAATACGCCGACTTTCACACTCGCCAACGCCAGCCTATCTGCGAGTCAGTCGGCCATTGCCCTGGATCGAGGCACCCCCACCATCGCTTTGCAGAGACTCCCCAGTCACATAGTAGCCAGCATAGCCCAGAACGGCACCAGTGCGTCGGCGTTGTCTCAGCAAGGTGCTCAGACGCCCCCTGTCACTTCGCCCCCATCTGCCTCCTCCTTAACCTCCTCGCCACCTGCACAGGAGAACCACACTAAAAGCGCCACAGAACCTGCAGGGACTCCCAACGAATGTCAGTCCACAAGTGTCACTACGAGCTCTGTTATAAACACTGTTTCCTCCGTTGCCGTGACAACAACACCGACCGCCAGCACTACCGCAgtaactcaacctttaaccacaAGCGCTACTacggccaccaccaccaccaccatagcAGCCGTCTCAGTGACGACAACCAGCGTCGGCGGTCAGACCACATCAGTGACCACCACGATCAGCACGGTCCGACCCACCAGCGCCGCCCCCACAACCCCTGCCATCACTGTCGCCCCCGCTGTCCCAGCCATCCCTGTCGCTCCAGTCGCCCCAGCTGCCCCAGCCGCAGCCTCGCCAACCACGCAGACACCCACCCGCCCCGGTCTGGCCGCACCTCAGAGGATCGTTGCGCCACAGCTCATTGTCAGACCGCCCCAGCAGCAGACCACCATCCAGCTGCCACCTGGGTTCACCATCCCGTCTGGTAAGGCTCTCAGCATCCAGGTGCTTGAACATTTAGCTTGAAACAGGCAAGCAATATGAAAGGTTGAAGATTATCAGGTTTGTACTTTACTTGCCATGCAAGTTCAACCTGGGATGAGCAATAATGGAAGGTCCACGGTTCACAACagagtaaataaaaataatgaaaattggAGAAAATATCTTTTTGGTCTTAGTTTGTATGAAATCAGCCAAAAagcctataaataaataaaaagctacTCGTTAAATAAAAAGATGTTTGCATTTCCTCAGTTTAAAAATGAGATCTGGTATGGTTGCGAGTGCATACTGACTGCTGCCCCCCCACTGCCCCTCCAGCTTGTCTTTGCGCCCCCCGACAATTTTCTCTAATTAATGTCCCCATGCTTCCTCAGGCATGGTGCTCGTGCGGACCGAGCTGGGCCAGCTGGTGTTGGTTCCTCAGCAGGCATTGGCTCAGGCACAGGCGCAGGCTCAGGCGCAAGCTCAGGGTCAGGTCCAGGCCCAGAATAACATCACTCCGCGGCCCGCCACTCCCACTACGGGGGCATCCTTCAGAGTCAGCACTCCGCAGGTAAAgtgtatttttcattttctaaAGTGTTCTCAAAGGGAATACAACAAGTCAAAATAATGAGTCATAATCGAAAGGTAACATTTTAGCGTTCTTAACATACGTGCCTTTTCATTACTCTGGGCACGGCACTTTTCCGCCCTCTAATTGTGATATAATTATagcaaattaatattattttatgtgTAGAATAGGCTGTGATTAAAAAGAGGATTAATATCACGGGGGACCTTCTGGGGTTAACCGCTGAATTATTGATGCAGCTTTACTTATCACCTGTGGAGACAAGTTAATAttggaaaaaatgcttaaatacTCTTGTGTATTTAAATGAACTCACACGTATTAAGTATAGCAAAATTAACCTCACTCAGCCCCACTTGTAAGCAAGACAAACATCAAGTGTAAGGATTAATGTTGAGGTTAATTTTGCAAGCAGTGATTTTTGACGCCAAGTTTCTAAATTTCTCGTTAGGGCCATTTGTATGTCACCCATTCAttaatgtaaaaacaaatttatggCGACGGATGAAGTACTTTGGCAAATTAATCCAAAATTGAGGTATTAAATGAGGTGAGAGAGGGAGGATTTGTCTGAAACTCATTTCAAATTATTCTACTTTCAGCTCATGCAGACaacgacaaaaaataaatacatttaaaatatttgctaTTATACATTTAATCGCTGCGAGCACATGCAACCGACACTAGAGGGCAGCATTTTACCGTCTTTACCTCGTTTGGCACTCACAACTGAACTACTGTACTCCACATGTTtcttataataataatgatgatgcacCTTATGGCATTTAGACcaccaaatgacaaaaaaatattttttaatttagtgtATGATTGTAATATAATCCCAAAGTCATACCCCAGTGACTACGTcaataaaacgttttttttttttcttcaaattttgTTGTTGCGTGACTTATTCGGCAACATGATACCAAGCCCAAATAAACAAATTGTTAAATAGATTATTTTGATATCAATGAGAGGAACAATATATTATGCTACATTATATTACTATTTGTAAACTCTGTAATTGAAATTTCCAGTTATTAAATTGATTTTATACAGAAatgcaggaggaaaaaaaatctaaataatacTATAGGTGCCTAGTAATTAAATTgccataaataataaattattattgtatTCATCCCCTTGTTCTCTTTGCACAATGCAAGCGTGGTGACAAATTAGCGGGGCCGCCTTGTGCTCCCCTCGCCAGGAAAAGCACGAGCAGGGTCGAGgttgttggaaaataaaaagggTATGGTGTTTATTCCCTGAGCTGTCAGGCCTGTCAGTCTTCCCGCGACGCCCGAGGGGAGAAGAGGAAGGCGTCGcaatcttccttccttccttccctccatcCATAACCTCCTCAATCATTCATCAGCCTGCTGCTTGATTATTTTAAAAGGCTCAACACCGAGGTAGAAGCAGCGAGACGCGGCGACAGGGTGGCGCCGCTGGCGGTGGGATGCACCCTGTGGCCCCCCCCACCACATCATCATCAACCCCACTCGTGCAAACTTTCCCCGGGCTCTTTTGAATCCCGTTAAACTTTTAgcggatggggaaaaaaaaaaaaaaactccctccTCCCTCACCATGCTACTTCTTCACCGTGCCTACTTGTGTGCACATGAAGTAGATCCAAGTACGCCTCCGATAGATGCCACAAACTGTCGTGTTGAGTATAGGATTAACGAGGAAAAGTACACTAATTGGTTGCTTAGCAACAAGTGGCTGTAGTCTATCGAATACCACAAGTGAGTTTGCAAATGGGGTTGAGTATAATTGGTTACTGTCCACGACGGACATCTTGATGTTTCTCCTCTTTCTTCTTTCTTCCCTTGTCCCTCCTTCTGCTTCCGACAGTCTCCGGCAAGCTCTCAGACCACCAGACAATGTGCTCTGACCCCAGCCAAGGTGGCACCCTCTCCTGCTCCTTCCAGCCCTGCCCTCCAGAccacctcctcttcttcttcttcctcttcctctactCCTTCCTTCGTTACCTCCTGTCCCGCACTACGTCCAGTGAGAGAACTGTCTTTACGTTTCTACTTTGAAATTGTCCGATAGGTTCACAAAAATCTGAATTTgtgaatgcaattaaaaaaaaatgtaatgataCAGAGCAATAAATGCATGCAATTGATTTTTGGACCTCCAAGCTGCGGCTCGTGGATCGCAGTTTTGAGAAGCACCGTGTTAAGTGATGTCCAAGAAGTCGCCGCGCCAGATGTGACAGGAACGCCGCGGCGTCCGCCTCCTCTTCTCCGTGGCCTTGCCGGCAGCCAGGCGTCACGTCCTATTTATCTCCTCTCTCTCATCTCTTTGCAGAAGGGCCCCGTGGCGCCGGCCGTGGCGGTGACGGCTCCGCAGCAGACCCCCGCGGTTTCCGCACCCCAGGCGCAGCCGGCCCAGACCGCCTCGCAACCCCCGCAGACGACGGGCATCGCCGTGGCCCCTGGAGCTCCTGTCGTGTCCCAGGTTCTCCCACTGCAGAATCATcacataaaaatgacatttaattTTATAAATGAAGGCAGGATGGGATTTTTCAAGATCTGCTGGAAAACATTTTCTCTTAAATGAAGTGTAATGTATTCCACCTTTCATCACCTTTTTTCCTTTAAGCCCACTTCTGCAGTGCTCTCTctttccctttttctttttctatctcTCCGGTGTGAGTGCTGTCACAGCTGCCAGCAGGCTGGCTGTGtcacaagccccccccccccaaccccctctCGCagctggccgcacacaaagggtcTCACACGTGCCCACGCGCGTTTGCGTTTGTACATTCACACGAGGAACACCAACCCAAGGATATGtttaagcacacacacacccagacacacacacacccagccTCATGCGGACGACAAACAGATGTGTGGCAGAAAAACATGGAGCCGAATCATCACAGCACGGATGTAGCGCAAGCATTGCAACGTAACTGCAAACGCTAACATACGTCGACATGGCATTGGATAACATTTTGTTACGTAACCTCATTATAACGTGGCAAAAGATAGCAGAATAGTATAACACGTAGCATAACGttacaaaaaagtgaaaaaaaacgtcAACAGCATTGCATGATTTCATATTTGTACAATTCAAAAATTCAAATTGCATTGTCTCGACAGGAGATGCAGGAGAACGTGAAGAAGTGTAAAAACTTCCTCGCCACGCTCATCAAGCTGGCGTCGCACAATTCCCCGTCACCGGAAACCTCCAAGAACGTCAAAGCTCTGGTGCAAGACCTGCTGGTGAGAAGTTATTGCAACCTGAAAACTTTTTATCACAAGGCTCTCTGTCATTGAGCTTTACGCACTGAGCACTTCTAAGCTCTAGATGGCGCCATCAAACCTCTAattcctgcatttttttttttttattatcaataCCTAATAGCTTGAAGGGGACAATATGAGTGGTGTGATTAAGATCTTCCATGTTTAAATCACTTTTGACATGTGATTCATTGTTTTGTTGCGGTGTTAAAAAAATTAGGACGCCAAGATTGAACCGGAGGAGTTCACTAGCCGGCTGCAGACGGAGCTCAAGTCGTCGCCACAGCCTTACCTGGTGCCCTTTCTTAAGGTGGGACCGGCATTTCGGACTAACTCTCCACCACGTGATGGTGGACAgcatttttttataaaatatatatatatataaaatatagatATCAAACAGTCTTTCATATAATGTGGTTGCAAACCCTCTTACAAAATGGGAACGTGGATTTATTCAGATTTACCAATTACATTCAAACTCAGTCGGCACCTACCTTCAAAGACTACCTGGTTCCTCTTTTTCTTCATCTGAAGCCCCCTGAAGTAGCATTCCCTTTACGCTAAGGCTACAAATGGCTaagcctgacacacacacacacacacactcaggaaCACAGCCGCCCCCTGGCCTGATTTCTGACTGTGTGTGACAGTCGGCCCGGCAGCCGTGCCTGCCAGTCGCCGGCAGGTTTCTCCAGCCAAGCATGATGAGCGTCACATCAAGGCAGCCGAGCGCCCGATCCAACTACAAACACATGTTGTCATGCAATGTTAAGTTGCTGGCATCCGAAATTTGGCCGGAaaatactttgtgtgtgtgcgcgctaaAAAAGATAACATAGCAATGCAACACAACTAATAACAAACAGCGTAACACAACAGCGTATGAAAACACAACACTAAGATTGATAGATTTGTTGTCGTTTTGAAATCTATTTTGTTCTTGTCCCACCCGTCTACAGAAGAGCCTCCCAGCCCTGCGGCTGTCTTTGCTCAACAGTCAGCAGTCGCTGACCCAGCCGCCGCAGCAGGGCATCAAACCAGCAACGACGCCCATCGCAAGCGGGCCGGCCGTCCACGTACGACCTCCGAACAGCGTCGGGCCCATTACGGGGGCTGGTGCCCTACCCCATGGGACCATGGGCCATGCAGCTACCACGGTATGAATATTGAATGTCCACCTCATTCAACACACAGCTGTATTGACATGGATCGGAACATGAGTATGTTGGGGTGCCAAGTGAGGTCACACTGGTCCGGTCCGGGCAATCCGTCTCCAATTTTAccatcgcacacacacacttgggctGTATCTTCTCCGGAATCACTCGCTCatctttctccctccctccattaAGCGGCGGTAGGTGAAGTAAGGTAACTAGGTCAGCCCCGGGTCAATTTTAAAGCAATGTGGCGGGCCGCAGTCCATGTCCAGAACATGCCTctggtctctctctctttcactctcactctctcgctcacacacacacatccacccgATAACACCAATACACAACATAAGCTATCACACAAAACAGCAAATGACCGCCTGCGGCACTTCAGTGGTTGGTTGAATTAGGCCCAAAAAATTCTTTCTCTTCACACAGTAATGTGGGGATCCATTTCTCAGGCACTTGGCTTGGAGTCAGTTCAGTACACGAGAGAGATTTAACCTAACTTCATTTTTGGTTtaataaaatgtttaaataGGATAGAAATGGGTTGACACACTAGAATCCCTgccaaggccttttttttttcaatatatttttttcttgttaaTAATTAAATCTTCCAATAATTGCACAGGTAATGTTTTTCTCAATTATTTGGAAGTAAATCAAATATTGAACATGCTGTAGGTGCACTAAGTACAGAAGAATACGGGTATATATGATTTAAAACGCGTGAGAAAGTAAAGTTGCTTTACTGCTAAACTTTGTACCTTGTAAGTGTGTCGCCGGCTGACCCGAGGTGCTTTGCTTTCTGCGCTGAATGAATTCCTTGCCCACGGTGCATCTCTGGGAAAAATGGCCTTCGCTTTTGTCGtctcgttttatttatttattatatatttttcccCCCCGTCTCCTTTCACCCCTTAAACAGTAATATAGCACATGTCAGAGAATGGAAAACAAGGCAGAAAAATTTTTTGCAGTGAGAAGCAAAGTGCTAAGGAATGGATGGCTGAGCCCCAGGCCTGACCCGTGGCACTACACGGGAAGGAAGTGTCTCCGAACAACCCGCCATTGCAAAAATGCCCGCCTGCCTTCCTccttcaatatatatatatatatttttttttttttaccaccatCTTGATCTCTTGTTATCTTGCCATTATTTTATGTAGAGATGCACACCACTACACAAATCCTCAATCTGCACACCCGCCCTAAATCCAGACTTTCCAAGATGTAACAAACGACCAACCAGCCGACCACTGATTAACTTAACCAAGTCAACCATCTAAGTAATGAGTTAAATGGCAACATTTTGCTAATTAATTACATCATTACTTAGTCATTCAGTCTCATTTTGTGAGTCTGTCATTTAATTAGCGAGTTACGAATGCCGCACAATGAACTAAATGAAATGTTACGTGGCACAAGAGGCCACACTTTAAATCGTActgattttcatttgattgtttttaaataGTTATTTTTTTAGGTGAGTGCATCTATGGCATGTTCTAATTTACATACAGTTAGGTTATGAAAGCTTACTTTgaataaatagaaataaagtTATACCCAGAATAATTTTTTGGAGTATTCTCGACAATTTTGCTCAAATTAGGATTTTTGCAACGTCAGAGGTTCGACTGTATTCCACTTTGTAACTgtacctctgttttttttttttcttcatcatctCAAGCAAACTAAACGTAACACTTCACTTGTCTCCTCCCAGGGTCTGAAGACCACAGGCGCCATGGGCGGACAAGTCCGGATGCCCGTGATGATCACGCAGTCCATGAGAGCTCAAGGTGAAACACCCGCTTCACTTATCAAACTTGTCACCTCGGTGTTTTTAACGCCCCCGAAGCCCCGATTTTGCATTCTTGCTCAGCCGCCGTGTTGTGACTCAAAGTTGACCCGACGCCACGGTGGCGAGGGAGGCTAAACGGGCCATTTAACCATTAGTGAAGCGTCCTCTCGGTGGGCTTGCGGAATGTGGAACGGGCGAAAGAGCAAGCGAGAGAACAGgtgctttcctttttttttttttcttcctccctcCTCCGCCATAGCTTACTCACACTGATTCATGGAAGCCCACGAACATCACCCCATAGCGGAGTCCTCTCAGGTGTACACAACAAACGCACGTTTAcctatttttgtgtgtgcgtcttTGTAATCAGGGGGTGCATACAAATTTGATCTACCTCATACAAGATGGCCCGCAGTGAAAGGATCTGTAGGTCGTTTTATGCCCGCAAATTGGAATGCGGGGTTCGTTctaaaaatactttttctttgCCCTACGGCGAAGAACATGCCTGTTAAGATCAAGTTTGAATTCACTCTGGCAGTCCTTGTGCATCgctggggaggaggaggagggaagagaagaaaaaaaaaaagtgtctcggAGGTAGCACACAGTTTGAAAGTGCGAAGAGAACCCGTTCAAGTGTTGTGTGgtcataaaatacaacactgcaCCAACTTGGAAGAGTGCGACTAATTTTAAACTAAAAAGTACGCttgaagaatagcaaaaatatacTGTATTTATTGTCATGAAACAAAGAGCAacactttattatttttaagcaTATGTGGTTGTAATTTCGAGAActagataaaataaaaaaatgttttctcatCTTCTCTGAATAGGCACGATGGGGAAGGTGGGCACCTTCCAAGCAGGGAGGAGTCCGGTGGGCTTGGCTGTCCAGATCTCCGGCAATCAAAAAAACAAGCTCAATGACCCCGGAGGAGGTTCTTTCAGGTACCACTCATCCCCCCCTTCCTCAACTATCCTACCTCTGTTATTCCGCATAGTCTCCACATGGGGGCAGCATTTCCCTAAATTGCCTTATGAAGCAAGACTGGAGGCAACACTCAGAGCAAAAACTGCGTGGGAGTGTTTGCGCCACCTGgttatgcgcacacacacacatcatttcAGAATAACATAATTGCATCCAGATgggtggaatttttggtagcagcataaaaaaaaaaaacttataagCCGGGCCATAGTCTCGCTGGATAAAAGGCTCATGACTGTCCACATGCTGGCTTTGTGTGTCGCTGTTGCGTGTAAACATCATGAGAGGCAAAGAATGTGTTGTTGCATTTGCGTAGGAGCTTCGGGACTGTGCCCCGGCATGACCAGGACCGGGCTGAGGCATGTCTGGGTCACATGGGCCAATGGGTTTGCGCTAATGCCCCCGCCTCCTGTGTCCCCCAGGGCAAAGGCAGTGCCCCGGAGCCCTGATTGATAAACCGATAAATCTTTAGCTTGCGTGGGTAATTAAGCTGTCAGGCGGCGCTTGTTACATGACAACCATGTTGCCCCCACCCATCCACACCCCCCCCCCGTCGTGATCACCATGggccaacacacaaacacacattgcaTACTTCCATTCGTAGGTTGCCGTCATACATCTCCTCCCTCTTAATTAGCCTTGAAAATTacacaaacaaatacaaatcGGCCTTAAAAATGCCACACCTGAACCAAAAAAATGCCTCGATTTAAATCGATGCCACACTTTTTACAACTTTAGAAGCCCTGGTTTTGGTTACTGGATTTGTCAACTCTAAACAAATAAACCAAATGTCCAGCTTCGGTACTCGAGGGTCGCTGTCCGGCATATTTTAGTTGTCTCTcaggtgagctgtgattggtcagtTAGCTGagcctgtgatgtcatttgacagcaagtggcttttaaaaaaaaaaaaaaaaaaaaaactaaccccCTTAAAGCACTttagagaaacttgagaaataatgTCATTTTATATTGGTATATTCCTATAACTGTATTGATCTAGAaataaaaatggggaaaaaaattatgAAGCATTTTAATGATTTAATTCACCATTTTCTGTTCTTTGTTTATCCGCACATATGATGTAAGGCAACACCAGTATTACATATCTGGGCCCCCCTCGGAAAAGAGATCACGCATCTCAAggggttatttttatttatttatgtatttttctcgTCTAGTTTTGCTGGGCCGCGGGCAATTTTGAAGCGTTTCCGAGTGTTGCGTTTGCTCGTGTTGTcttgtacacttttttttttttttggtgtttgctGTCCTTTCGTTTCGCTCGAGGCCAGCAACGTGTCTCGACACAGACCGGCGCCACGGGGGCAGGTTTGTCACAAACACGCAAACCCGACAAAGGCGACATCATACAGATA
This genomic window from Syngnathus scovelli strain Florida chromosome 4, RoL_Ssco_1.2, whole genome shotgun sequence contains:
- the LOC125967580 gene encoding transcription initiation factor TFIID subunit 4 isoform X1, with product MAGASDPLEDMLFSEVDEKAVSDLVGSLESQLTGQSNATAKSDESRGAGSVAPANHHLGKTLPAPLGSTTVDQQQQGRRNKPDMRQDLNSTEKTVTSPSQDTPLPSGETPAAAAAAAASASNSSSQSHGASITTLPASGVSTSPPASSISTATTSDHPTKASPDSDEPIADASKRRFATPRRTFSARIKSLNGAAVTNRGNSSGSSPTAGGDDACGSPTDLPPASTSASNTPTFTLANASLSASQSAIALDRGTPTIALQRLPSHIVASIAQNGTSASALSQQGAQTPPVTSPPSASSLTSSPPAQENHTKSATEPAGTPNECQSTSVTTSSVINTVSSVAVTTTPTASTTAVTQPLTTSATTATTTTTIAAVSVTTTSVGGQTTSVTTTISTVRPTSAAPTTPAITVAPAVPAIPVAPVAPAAPAAASPTTQTPTRPGLAAPQRIVAPQLIVRPPQQQTTIQLPPGFTIPSGMVLVRTELGQLVLVPQQALAQAQAQAQAQAQGQVQAQNNITPRPATPTTGASFRVSTPQSPASSQTTRQCALTPAKVAPSPAPSSPALQTTSSSSSSSSSTPSFVTSCPALRPKGPVAPAVAVTAPQQTPAVSAPQAQPAQTASQPPQTTGIAVAPGAPVVSQEMQENVKKCKNFLATLIKLASHNSPSPETSKNVKALVQDLLDAKIEPEEFTSRLQTELKSSPQPYLVPFLKKSLPALRLSLLNSQQSLTQPPQQGIKPATTPIASGPAVHVRPPNSVGPITGAGALPHGTMGHAATTGLKTTGAMGGQVRMPVMITQSMRAQGTMGKVGTFQAGRSPVGLAVQISGNQKNKLNDPGGGSFRDDDDINDVASMAGVNLNEESARILATNSELVGTQIRSCKDEAFLHPGLLHRRILETAKKFGVMDVPMEVVTFISHAAQSRLRTVVEKVSAIAQHRLDSCKDDECYEQSADVRSQLRFFEQLERMEKARKDEQEREILLKAAKSRSRQEDPEQARLKQKAKEMQQQELAQMRQRDANLTALAAIGPRKKRKVDSPGATPSGTELSGSTAGSPAGSSSAPSSSSRQYARQRITRVNLRDFIFYMEQERDTAHSLLLYRALLK
- the LOC125967580 gene encoding transcription initiation factor TFIID subunit 4 isoform X2; the protein is MAGASDPLEDMLFSEVDEKAVSDLVGSLESQLTGQSNATAKSDESRGAGSVAPANHHLGKTLPAPLGSTTVDQQQQGRRNKPDMRQDLNSTEKTVTSPSQDTPLPSGETPAAAAAAAASASNSSSQSHGASITTLPASGVSTSPPASSISTATTSDHPTKASPDSDEPIADASKRRFATPRRTFSARIKSLNGAAVTNRGNSSGSSPTAGGDDACGSPTDLPPASTSASNTPTFTLANASLSASQSAIALDRGTPTIALQRLPSHIVASIAQNGTSASALSQQGAQTPPVTSPPSASSLTSSPPAQENHTKSATEPAGTPNECQSTSVTTSSVINTVSSVAVTTTPTASTTAVTQPLTTSATTATTTTTIAAVSVTTTSVGGQTTSVTTTISTVRPTSAAPTTPAITVAPAVPAIPVAPVAPAAPAAASPTTQTPTRPGLAAPQRIVAPQLIVRPPQQQTTIQLPPGFTIPSGMVLVRTELGQLVLVPQQALAQAQAQAQAQAQGQVQAQNNITPRPATPTTGASFRVSTPQKGPVAPAVAVTAPQQTPAVSAPQAQPAQTASQPPQTTGIAVAPGAPVVSQEMQENVKKCKNFLATLIKLASHNSPSPETSKNVKALVQDLLDAKIEPEEFTSRLQTELKSSPQPYLVPFLKKSLPALRLSLLNSQQSLTQPPQQGIKPATTPIASGPAVHVRPPNSVGPITGAGALPHGTMGHAATTGLKTTGAMGGQVRMPVMITQSMRAQGTMGKVGTFQAGRSPVGLAVQISGNQKNKLNDPGGGSFRDDDDINDVASMAGVNLNEESARILATNSELVGTQIRSCKDEAFLHPGLLHRRILETAKKFGVMDVPMEVVTFISHAAQSRLRTVVEKVSAIAQHRLDSCKDDECYEQSADVRSQLRFFEQLERMEKARKDEQEREILLKAAKSRSRQEDPEQARLKQKAKEMQQQELAQMRQRDANLTALAAIGPRKKRKVDSPGATPSGTELSGSTAGSPAGSSSAPSSSSRQYARQRITRVNLRDFIFYMEQERDTAHSLLLYRALLK